The Paenibacillus yonginensis genome segment AGCAAAGGACGAAGTCAAGCTCCAGAACCAAACAGCATGGCTGAGTCCAAAGTTGATCGCCGTGCTGTGGCGAAACCCAAAGGAACCGCTCCGGCTCCAGGGAAGGAAGCGCCGGTCAAACCAGCCCAATTCCCAAAGGTTTTGCCAAAGGAACGCTCAAAACCTAGTGTACCGGATCTTGAACCTTTGACAGCGCCAGCGGCTGCTCCGGATAAGGGGGCAAACATGCCAAGAAGGGCAGTTTCCTCAGGAGGGTACCAGCACATTGTGGCGGTCGGCTGCTCGACAGGAGGACCCAAAGCGCTTAAAGTGCTGCTTGAATCCATACCGGCAGAGTTCCCGGCTCCAATCGTGATTGTCCAGCACATGCCGCCGAACTTTACCAAATCTTTGGCCCAGCGCTTGAATAGTCTCAGCCCGATTACCGTGGTAGAGGCCGAAGAGGGAATGGTGCTGGAGAAAGGCACGGCCTACATTGCGCCAGGCGGGAAACATACGCGTGTTAAGCTGGGCGACGACGGCGTCTGCCGAATTGCTTTGGGCAATGATGAGCTGAGAAGCGGGCATCGCCCATCGGTGGATGTGTTGTTTGAATCCTTGCTGCCCCTCGGAGTGCTGCAGAGACATGTGGTGCTGATGACGGGCATGGGCAGTGATGGAGCCAAATCGATGAAACTGCTTTATGACAAAGGAGTAACCTCAACGATTGCAGAAAGTGAAGAAACCTGCGTCGTTTACGGGATGCCCCGTTCTGCTGTTGAACTCGGCTGCGTCACTTCGGTGCTGCCGCTTCAAGATATTGCACAAAAATTGGTTCAAATCGTGAAATAACAACTGATCCCTTGAGGAGGTGCTCGCTATGGACATGAATCAGTATTT includes the following:
- the cheB gene encoding protein-glutamate methylesterase/protein-glutamine glutaminase, giving the protein MKPYRILVVDDSPFMRKIITDLIEQDPAFWVERTAANGLEAVKLIKELSPDLVTMDVEMPEMNGLEALKSIMHEHPVPVIMLSGINEQGMRETIMALELGAFDFIRKPSITGNSQSIAEIGEALRMQIQAAMASRERRLAREEALRKRAEEPKVPPQPHIESAAKTTKSAKSEQLPGLSAESVGKVKNSAATSKGRSQAPEPNSMAESKVDRRAVAKPKGTAPAPGKEAPVKPAQFPKVLPKERSKPSVPDLEPLTAPAAAPDKGANMPRRAVSSGGYQHIVAVGCSTGGPKALKVLLESIPAEFPAPIVIVQHMPPNFTKSLAQRLNSLSPITVVEAEEGMVLEKGTAYIAPGGKHTRVKLGDDGVCRIALGNDELRSGHRPSVDVLFESLLPLGVLQRHVVLMTGMGSDGAKSMKLLYDKGVTSTIAESEETCVVYGMPRSAVELGCVTSVLPLQDIAQKLVQIVK